The Pseudalkalibacillus hwajinpoensis DNA window TCGCAAAAGGCACATTTTTCACTTTGCGTATGCCTGCCGGAAGTAAAAAGGTAAACGGAGTACGTTGTTTTCTAGCAGATAAAGAGTGTTTAGCAGCGACGTTAGTGCCTTGAGCAATGACGTATACTCTATTCTTTAGTTCTGGTAGTTCCTCAAACACGCGCTGTTTGGCTTCTTCCTCAAACACATGGACAGCTAACGCTTCTTTTAAGCAGGTAACAACGTCCTGTTTTCTATCTTTATTCTTTAGATCATGATTTAGGTCGGTCCCCGTTAATGTGATGATGTAGTTTGTAATCGGAGCATTCAATGTTTTCATAAATTGATAAAAGCGGAATGCATTGAAGCCGTGAATCAGATCGGCATTTTGAAGTGAGAGGGGCTTAGGTACCTGCTCCGTTATCGAAATAACCTTCGTATTGATTCCAGCTCGCTCCAGCCCTCCCGCCATTCGCCGAACCGTAATCGTATTACCGCGCAGCTGGTTGAAAAAAGGGGTTGCGAGAATAACGTTCATAGATGCTCATCCTTTAGTGTGTTCTTTGGGGCGATTATATCATAGCGGTGCCTGTCACCGCCCGAATGATGTCGAATGCTAGCGTGAGGCTTTTCTGTTTCAGTTGGGGATTTGGAATGATTAGAATAGAAGATAAATAGGCTATAAGAACGAGGAAGGCTAGAACAGATGAAAGATTTCTTTCGACGGCTGTTTGGAATAGATAGATGCATGGTTTGTAAGAAGAAACATTCGCCCTCAGTATTATTTAGATGATCAGGGGGATCGGAAGCCTGTTTGTTATAAATGTGTTTCGTATGCGGAGCGAAGGCCGTATCGGAAGGCGTGAGTTCTTACTAAACAAACGTTTGATTAATTTTTCCAAATCCAAAGCCCCCAAAGGATACACATATCCGACGGGGGCTTTCCTTATCTACTCCTGCTTTTAACCATTTCTATTTCTTCTTTTTGCTTTGTGTATGTATACCCAAGTAGAGCCATTTCGAGGCCGAGTCGTTTCTCTGATTGGATAAAGTTATCACCTAGAATTTCCTCGAGTTTCAGCATGCGATGATACAGAGTTTGTCTAACGATAAAGAGTTTTTCGGCGGTGTCCTTCTTTGATCCATAATTTTCGAGATAGACCCTGAGAGTTTCCAATAAATCAGTGTTGTTTTCTTTATCATAGTGAATGACTTCCCCAAGGTAGTCACGGATTAATTCTTCAAGGCTGTTTGCTCTGTCATCCATTAAGATCAGACGCTCTGGATGGAGGTTTTTATAAAATGGTTCTCGCACCTGAAAGGTATGTTGAATGTTGATGGTTTCCTGCGCCCTACGCAAACTTTTTGAAATGTCTGAGACGGAGTTAAAGCTTCCGCCAAAGCCAATGTTACCGTATAAACTTTTAACTTTTGCTTCCAGTTGTTGAACGACATTGTGAAGACGGCTTTCTCGGGAGGTTCGCGTC harbors:
- a CDS encoding glycosyltransferase — protein: MNVILATPFFNQLRGNTITVRRMAGGLERAGINTKVISITEQVPKPLSLQNADLIHGFNAFRFYQFMKTLNAPITNYIITLTGTDLNHDLKNKDRKQDVVTCLKEALAVHVFEEEAKQRVFEELPELKNRVYVIAQGTNVAAKHSLSARKQRTPFTFLLPAGIRKVKNVPFAIKGLQPLRATHPGIQLKIVGPIIEKEEGETVRQLVSEQSDWVSYAGVIPHNEMTTLYHQADVVLNTSHTEGQSSAILEAMGQGLPVLVSQNKGNMSVVKHGSTGLIYNGNDEFTTHAASLINDSHVRTKLGRNAREYVKNYHSAELEIKAIVKMYEESFHS